The proteins below are encoded in one region of Aspergillus nidulans FGSC A4 chromosome III:
- a CDS encoding pyruvate decarboxylase pdcA (transcript_id=CADANIAT00005515), with protein MADIATRELRQPIDIAEYLFRRLHEVGIRSVHGVPGDYNLAALDYLPKCGLHWVGNCNELNAGYAADGYARVNGIAALVTTFGVGELSAINAIAGAYSEFVPIIHIVGQPHSRSQKDGLLLHHTLGNGDYNVFSSMNKGISVTTANLNDTYDAATLIDNAIRECWIHSRPVYLALPTDMITKKIEGERLKTPIDLSLPANDPEKEDYVVDVVLKYLHAAKNPVILVDACAIRHRVLEEVHDLIEVSGLPTFVAPMGKGAVNETHRCYGGVYAGTGSNPGVREQVESSDLILSIGAIKSDFNTAGFSYRIGQLNTIDFHSTYVRVRYSEYPDTNMKGVLRKVIQRLGFIKADPVPHISNALPEHEKNSSEQRITHAWMWPMVGQWLKENDIVITETGTANFGIWDTRFPSGVTAISQVLWGSIGYSVGACQGAALAAKEQGNRRTVLWVGDGSLQLTLQEISTMIRNNLNPIIFVICNEGYTIERFIHGWDESYNDIQTWDIKGLPVAFGGKGRYKGYKVTTRDELTKLFASEEFSSAPCLQLVEVHMPREDAPASLKITAEAAASRNK; from the exons ATGGCCGACATTGCTACAAGGGAGCTTCGCCAACCTATCGACATTGCCGAGTACCTCTTCCGCCGACTACACGAAGTTGGAATTCGGTCAGTGCACGGTGTTCCCG GGGATTATAACCTCGCTGCACTCGATTACTTGCCTAAGTGTGGACTTCATTGGGTGGGGAACTGCAATGAACTCAATGCGG GTTATGCGGCCGATGGCTATGCTCGAGTCAACGGAATCGCTGCTCTAGTCACAACATTCGGAGTTGGTGAGCTCTCTGCGATCAATGCCATTGCGGGAGCCTACTCGGAATTCGTTCCTATCATCCACATTGTCGGTCAACCTCATTCAAGGTCCCAGAAAGATGGGTTGCTGCTACATCATACTCTTGGTAACGGAGATTATAACGTATTTTCGTCGATGAACAAGGGAATATCTGTGACTACAGCGAACCTGAACGATACTTACGATGCTGCCACCCTCATCGATAATGCTATCCGTGAATGTTGGATCCACAGCCGACCTGTTTATCTTGCCCTACCTACTGATATGATCACGAAGAAGATTGAAGGCGAAAGGCTCAAGACTCCCATTGACCTTTCATTGCCCGCCAATGATCCTGAGAAAGAAGATTACGTGGTCGATGTCGTGCTCAAGTATTTGCACGCAGCTAAGAACCCTGTTATCCTAGTCGACGCCTGCGCTATTCGCCACCGCGTGCTTGAGGAAGTGCATGACTTGATAGAAGTATCTGGGCTGCCTACTTTTGTAGCCCCGATGGGCAAAGGCGCAGTTAATGAAACTCATAGATGTTATGGCGGTGTTTATGCAGGAACCGGGTCAAACCCTGGGGTTCGCGAGCAGGTGGAATCTTCAGACCTCATACTCAGTATTGGTGCCATCAAATCCGACTTTAACACGGCTGGGTTCTCATACCGCATTGGCCAGTTGAATACGATTGacttccacagcacctacGTGCGCGTGAGATACTCTGAATATCCTGACACGAACATGAAGGGAGTTTTACGCAAGGTCATTCAACGACTGGGCTTTATCAAGGCTGACCCTGTCCCACACATATCGAACGCACTTCCGGAACATGAAAAAAATTCGAGCGAGCAGAGAATCACTCATGCTTGGATGTGGCCCATGGTTGGGCAATGGCTGAAGGAGAATGACATTGTCATTACCGAGACTGGAACGGCAAATTTTGGAATCTGGGACACTCGCTTCCCATCTGGAGTTACAGCCATCAGCCAGGTCCTTTGGGGCAGTATTGGTTATTCGGTTGGCGCCTGTCAGGGTGCTGCTCTAGCTGCAAAGGAACAGGGCAATCGCCGAACGGTGTTGTGGGTGGGCGACGGCAGCCTGCAACTTACTCTGCAGGAAATCAGCACCATGATCAGGAATAATCTCAACCCAATTAT CTTCGTCATCTGCAACGAGGGTTATACCATCGAGCGGTTCATCCACGGATGGGATGAAAGCTACAACGACATCCAGACCTGGGATATCAAGGGCCTCCCTGTTGCGTTTGGCGGCAAGGGCAGATACAAGGGTTACAAAGTTACGACCAGGGACGAGCTCACCAAGCTGTTCGCTAGCGAAGAGTTCTCCTCCGCTCCATGCTTGCAG TTGGTTGAGGTTCATATGCCTCGTGAAGACGCTCCCGCCTCCCTCAAAATCACAGCTGAGGCCGCTGCGTCTAGAAACAAATAA
- a CDS encoding RCC1 domain-containing protein (transcript_id=CADANIAT00005518): MWAIRARQPPVNATVFARQLRATGIRPTAGIGRRHYASERETPESHPPSSNWFKNSLGFAVTGTAVFLAYSYATRPDESEFLKKLPKQSKPIEDLSAEYVQKKASLKSPGLYIWGNNKYRVVDPESKESVIKTPRRLSYFDSNVLRDLKLGETSGAAIIENGDLVQWGKGYSETEFKPTKTLTGKNLISLSMSHDRIVALSSDGKVYSLPVSKHDQTSGKKAEEKSWLPFSSGKSSMSYRLIQPILKLGEKIVAISGGLEHVLLLTSSGRVFSAVSSTENFPSFGQLGVPGLTWATRPPGPVDAPHEVKTPNGVKVAQIATGDYHSLLLTKNGNVLAFGDNSFGQLGLGFDPNSPFLDTPTPILMESLYRDSSRSPRATGVAAGGANSFFTVDVHQDGQGQGSKSPSKVISDIWTCGRGIWGALGNGKWTHLQDHPTLLKALSGLVEYDEATQRLLPIRLNDISVGTTHVAAVLDNQTRLNRSASSLEGADDAGLDVVWWGGNEHFQLGTGKRSNLSKPAHINVSPETVSLDDKELARLQIMPAYRGIVGDRSVDMRQRVECGRHVSAIYTACAK, from the coding sequence ATGTGGGCAATTCGTGCACGACAGCCTCCAGTCAATGCGACCGTCTTCGCACGTCAACTCAGAGCCACCGGCATTCGACCAACGGCTGGGATCGGACGACGGCATTATGCTAGCGAGCGAGAAACTCCAGAAAGCCACCCACCATCCTCAAATTGGTTTAAAAACTCCCTGGGGTTTGCGGTGACAGGAACGGCAGTCTTCCTTGCATACTCGTATGCCACCAGGCCGGACGAGAGCGAATTCCTGAAAAAACTTCCAAAGCAGTCAAAGCCGATCGAAGACCTATCCGCCGAATACGTACAAAAGAAAGCGAGCTTAAAAAGCCCTGGCTTATACATATGGGGTAATAATAAATATCGTGTTGTAGATCCAGAGTCAAAAGAGTCTGTCATAAAGACTCCACGGAGGCTGTCCTACTTTGACAGCAACGTACTCAGGGATCTCAAGCTCGGAGAGACGTCTGGAGCTGCAATTATCGAGAATGGTGATTTGGTGCAATGGGGCAAAGGCTACTCAGAAACCGAGTTCAAACCTACCAAGACCCTTACTGGAAAGAATTTGATTTCTCTGTCTATGTCTCACGATCGCATTGTGGCACTCTCATCAGACGGCAAAGTTTACTCGCTCCCGGTCTCGAAACATGACCAAACATCCGGGAAAAAGGCCGAGGAGAAATCGTGGCTGCCTTTCTCCTCCGGCAAATCTAGCATGAGCTATCGCCTAATCCAGCCGATCCTAaagctgggagagaagataGTAGCCATTAGCGGTGGTCTGGAACATGTCCTTCTGCTAACAAGCTCAGGACGAGTATTCTCCGCAGTCTCGTCGACTGAAAATTTCCCTTCCTTCGGACAACTGGGTGTCCCCGGGCTGACCTGGGCGACTAGGCCACCAGGGCCAGTGGATGCTCCTCACGAGGTCAAGACGCCTAACGGCGTAAAGGTCGCGCAAATCGCGACAGGCGATTACCACTCATTGTTGCTTACCAAGAATGGCAACGTTTTGGCGTTTGGCGACAACTCGTTTGGGCAACTGGGGTTGGGATTTGACCCGAATTCTCCTTTCTTGGACACGCCCACTCCTATACTTATGGAGAGTCTTTACCGCGACAGCTCACGCTCTCCTAGGGCAACTGGCGTTGCGGCCGGAGGCGCAAACAGCTTCTTTACCGTGGACGTACACCAAGAtggccaaggtcaaggttCCAAATCACCAAGTAAGGTCATATCTGATATCTGGACCTGTGGACGGGGAATCTGGGGTGCTCTCGGAAATGGCAAATGGACTCACTTGCAGGACCATCCCACTCTATTGAAGGCTCTCAGCGGGCTAGTTGAATACGACGAAGCCACACAGAGGCTATTGCCAATCCGCTTGAATGATATCTCTGTCGGTACAACACATGTCGCAGCTGTTCTCGACAACCAAACGCGTCTAAATCGTTCCGCGTCTTCTCTGGAGGGGGCCGACGACGCAGGTCTCGATGTGGTCTGGTGGGGCGGAAATGAGCACTTCCAACTTGGGACTGGCAAGAGAAGCAATCTTTCTAAACCAGCGCATATCAATGTGTCTCCGGAAACCGTATCCCTTGATGACAAAGAGCTCGCGCGACTCCAGATTATGCCTGCTTATCGTGGAATAGTTGGTGACCGGAGTGTTGACATGCGACAGCGCGTTGAGTGCGGGAGACATGTGTCTGCAATTTACACTGCTTGTGCGAAGTAG
- the bck1 gene encoding protein bckA (transcript_id=CADANIAT00005516) has translation MDGQRQQPYVPAPPPSASQPSQAHIMPLPPPPPRYPPAQPQNVMPPPPPGPPPGSAYGTSKLTNPQLQSQSTLGWSNWGGRGIPQYLPPPPPPPMTHANQSSFARPSAVQNNNATSATYVPQPGTFGPGVGIPPFDVPSHSYDAPNTMVASERPRPPPNAPYGHGTSNASAYQLDGTIPSTPLTHTAPFSHETSHDVPSSAVPTGSPFKSVPQSASQANDLTKSSSHRHNNSNTTVGGMSASEAAVQWPLDRVLLWLAKNGFSHEWQETFKTLEIEGADFLELGHGQNGRPNLGKMHTVVYPQLAKECEANGTAFDLTRERDEGKRMRKLIRLIHDDAGPDNGGTFNKQHDFDDGHGSVPDEGPEFSPNINNVAQAPGSPSLNATNVSNSPNLKAPKYSHKPRSFTTPGSISHDSTTAELAMTEGSSTMLPRSDFSRNVLGTIGIDHQRKSPSMSSDNGVFAIPPHRPHEGSPKSGSPAAQHATLYAAPVSSATDLNAKYDARFGHNRVNSGERRYYETLKHDGSRPSPQTTQTAGDNASSYPKDHRMGFLNFFKKKSARNSDPNNPSPDDNTPDSPIYSKYHFNSSDVSVNERPLSASLSDYERMMMVRTKPAHRGKRFIFATMDGWNYRLIDTTDIDSVEKLRASICQNLGIYDWPDAQIFLTEPGQLEHDEPLNDTFLTLCQRSKSDSIGSLKLFVKTPHNVAGLGVSMPDRSAVSPTSAIPRKPLDGEAASRLSPLKPSSPQQLKPPASRLPLRDIQNSAAGTSPVDGEPDGSLQDQERKPQKSYRPTPAPLPRPDAYSETGYRRKEVINFDKPRISPYEDKKSEVLVPFRKPPSAPQESNTLSKVNSLRKKDGDRPRPHRSNQPPGIKEMMADMGMMSSLIGKPSSPNSGNTTATEDAHSSIDSAVDKSSQSTPPLTNTSYSPTTTATTTTTTTTASSSLSRSASQKRKSVGPEFDFEETQVSFQRSPALEEDSDDDSDDGLFAIPLANTKNSVKPGSPDTQARPRKPSLTVDTEAKPRTGLSVSFKSPSATRETFASSGGDASNSTAPYFIASNSPEEEKTPIRRNSLRNSFATGDVWASRPPVEGVIDQLDDFFPDIDLDAPYLDEQGTSPPSSPASKVAIDNELNRKDKQENSHHGMQPPPAPEDNTLGSSEPTMTSHGQGIVARRNVSRSGGGLTRMKSIREVAKGANQATRQRSVAASSGNKRSGDVHRRKSTKMFGAKIMQISPRRGSQLSQLDPIPQNSISSSSKPQRQPTFRIIRGQLIGKGTYGRVYLGMNADNGEVLAVKQVEINPRLAGQDTDKIKEMVAALDQEIDTMQHLEHPNIVQYLGCERGELSISIYLEYISGGSIGSCLRKHGKFEESVVKSLTRQTLEGLSYLHNQGILHRDLKADNILLDLDGTCKISDFGISKKSNDIYGNDSSNSMQGSVFWMAPEVIQSQGQGYSAKVDIWSLGCVVLEMFAGRRPWSKEEAIGAIFKLGSLSQAPPIPDDVSMNVTPAALAFMWDCFTVDTSERPTAQTLLTHPFCEPDPKYNFLDTELYAKIRPVLEN, from the exons ATGGATGGCCAAAGACAACAACCTTACGTACCGGCACCGCCTCCTTCGGCGTCTCAGCCTTCACAGGCTCATATCATGCCCTtaccaccgcctcctcctcgataCCCTCCTGCGCAACCACAGAATGTTATGCCTCCCCCACCACCTGGGCCGCCGCCCGGATCTGCATACGGTACCTCAAAACTCACCAACCCTCAGCTCCAGTCACAGAGCACCCTTGGGTGGTCTAACTGGGGTGGACGTGGGATACCGCAGTACCTtccccctcctccgccgcctcccaTGACACATGCCAATCAGTCATCTTTTGCTCGCCCGTCTGCGGTACAGAACAACAACGCTACATCCGCGACTTATGTACCGCAACCCGGGACATTTGGTCCCGGCGTTGGAATCCCTCCTTTCGACGTACCCTCACACTCGTACGATGCACCGAATACCATGGTGGCTAGCGAAAGACCGCGACCTCCACCCAATGCTCCATATGGACATGGCACATCTAACGCCTCTGCCTATCAGCTAGACGGAACTATCCCATCTACCCCCTTGACCCACACTGCTCCTTTTTCTCATGAGACTTCTCACGATGTCCCTTCCTCTGCAGTGCCCACAGGATCCCCTTTCAAATCCGTTCCTCAAAGTGCGAGTCAAGCGAACGATCTAACGAAGTCCTCTAGCCATCGGCATAATAACAGTAATACAACTGTAGGCGGCATGTCGGCTAGCGAAGCAGCGGTGCAATGGCCGTTAGATCGGGTGCTGTTATGGCTAGCGAAGAACGGATTCTCGCATGAGTGGCAGGAGACGTTTAAAACTTTGGAGATTGAGGGAGCAGATTTTCTAGAGCTGGGACACGGACAGAATGGCCGTCCGAATCTTGGAAAAATGCACACTGTTGTTTACCCTCAACTGGCAAAGGAATGTGAGGCCAATGGGACGGCCTTTGATTTGACGCGCGAGAGGGATGAAGGAAAACGTATGAGGAAGTTGATTCGTTTGATTCATGACGACGCAGGTCCAGATAACGGAGGCACATTCAACAAACAGCACGATTTCGACGACGGGCACGGCAGCGTACCTGATGAAGGTCCCGAGTTTTCGCCTAATATCAATAATGTCGCACAAGCGCCAGGCTCTCCGAGCCTCAACGCGACGAACGTATCTAATAGTCCCAATCTCAAGGCCCCCAAATACTCGCACAAACCACGATCCTTTACTACTCCGGGGTCCATTAGTCATGACAGTACCACAGCAGAACTCGCCATGACTGAAGGCAGCAGCACAATGCTGCCTAGGTCAGACTTCTCACGCAACGTGTTGGGAACTATCGGAATCGATCATCAAAGGAAGAGCCCTTCCATGTCTAGCGATAACGGGGTGTTTGCAATTCCGCCTCATCGACCACATGAAGGCAGTCCCAAGAGCGGAAGCCCAGCTGCGCAGCATGCTACCTTGTACGCAGCACCTGTATCGTCCGCAACTGATTTAAACGCTAAGTACGACGCTAGATTTGGACACAACCGAGTCAATAGTGGAGAGCGCAGGTACTATGAAACGCTAAAGCATGACGGGTCACGTCCTTCGCCCCAGACTACCCAGACCGCTGGTGATAATGCTTCATCTTATCCAAAGGATCACCGCATGGGGTTTCTTAACTTCTTTAAGAAGAAGTCAGCAAGAAATAGCGATCCTAATAACCCTTCTCCCGATGACAATACCCCTGATTCTCCCATATACTCTAAATATCACTTCAATAGCAGTGATGTCTCGGTAAATGAACGCCCATTATCAGCTTCACTATCTGACTACGAacggatgatgatggtgcgAACAAAGCCAGCGCACAGAGGCAAAAGGTTCATCTTCGCAACAATGGATGGTTGGAACTATCGGCTGATTGACACCACTGATATTGATTCTGTGGAGAAGCTCCGTGCTTCCATTTGCCAAAACCTCGGAATCTACGACTGGCCTGATGCGCAGATATTTCTCACTGAGCCTGGACAATTGGAGCATGACGAACCGCTGAACGACACCTTTTTAACTTTGTGTCAACGATCAAAGTCCGACTCTATTGGCTCGTTGAAGTTGTTCGTCAAAACTCCACACAATGTTGCTGGCCTCGGGGTCTCTATGCCGGACAGGTCTGCCGTTTCTCCAACGTCCGCTATTCCCAGAAAGCCGCTGGATGGGGAAGCTGCAAGCAGGTTATCACCACTtaagccttcttctcctcaacAATTGAAGCCCCCAGCCAGCAGGCTTCCTCTCCGCGACATCCAAAACTCAGCCGCTGGAACCTCCCCAGTGGATGGCGAACCAGACGGGTCGCTTCAAGATCAGGAACGGAAGCCCCAAAAATCCTACCGTCCAACACCGGCCCCCTTACCGCGGCCGGATGCTTATAGCGAGACTGGGTATCGCCGCAAAGAGGTCATCAATTTTGATAAGCCCCGTATATCGCCCTACGAAGATAAGAAGTCTGAGGTTCTCGTACCTTTCCGCAAACCACCATCCGCACCCCAGGAATCGAACACGCTCAGCAAGGTAAATtcgttgaggaagaaagatGGCGATCGCCCGCGCCCCCACCGTTCTAATCAACCACCTGGCATCAAGGAGATGATGGCAGACATggggatgatgagcagcCTCATCGGGAAGCCTTCATCACCCAATTCAGGGAACACAACAGCTACAG AAGATGCCCACAGTAGCATTGACTCAGCTGTCGATAAGAGTAGCCAAAGTACACCGCCACTCACGAATACCAGCTACTCACCGACCACCacagccaccaccaccaccaccaccaccactgCTTCCTCTAGTTTATCCAGATCAGCGAGTCAGAAACGAAAGTCTGTCGGTCCGGAGTTCGACTTTGAGGAGACGCAggtatctttccagcgctctCCCGCGCTTGAAGAGGATTCCGATGACGATTCCGACGATGGGTTATTTGCGATCCCGCTAGCAAACACGAAGAATTCCGTCAAGCCTGGGTCCCCTGACACTCAAGCAAGACCACGGAAACCGTCTCTCACTGTCGACACCGAAGCTAAGCCCCGTACAGGTTTGAGTGTTAGTTTCAAGTCACCCAGCGCTACACGCGAGACGTTTGCGAGCTCCGGTGGCGATGCGAGTAACTCGACTGCGCCTTACTTCATTGCGAGCAATTCTcccgaggaagagaaaacaCCGATTAGACGCAACTCGTTACGCAACTCATTCGCAACCGGCGATGTTTGGGCGAGCCGTCCTCCCGTCGAGGGTGTCATTGATCAGCTCGACGACTTCTTCCCAGATATCGATTTAGATGCTCCTTATTTAGATGAGCAGGGTACGTCGCCACCCTCTTCGCCTGCCAGCAAGGTCGCGATCGACAACGAGCTCAACCGTAAAGACAAGCAAGAAAACTCTCACCACGGAATGCAgccacctccagctccggaaGATAATACACTTGGCTCTTCGGAGCCCACCATGACATCGCACGGACAGGGCATCGTCGCACGTCGGAATGTCAGTCGTTCTGGTGGAGGTCTTACGCGAATGAAGTCCATTCGAGAAGTTGCCAAAGGTGCAAATCAAGCAACTAGACAACGCAGCGTGGCAGCTTCCAGTGGAAATAAGAGGAGTGGGGATGTTCATCGTCGCAAAAGCACAAAAATGTTCGGAGCCAAGATTATGCAGATTAGCCCCAGGCGCGGCAGTCAACTCAGTCAGCTTGACCCGATTCCTCAAAATAGCATATCGTCGAGCTCGAAACCTCAGAGACAACCAACTTTCCGCATCATCCGTGGTCAACTTATTGGCAAAGGTACTTATGGTAGGGTATATCTGGGAATGAACGCCGACAACGGTGAGGTCTTGGCAGTTAAACAAGTTGAAATCAATCCTAGACTTGCCGGACAAGATACCGATAAGATCAAAGAGATGGTAGCTGCGCTGGACCAAGAGATCGACACAATGCAACATCTTGAGCATCCGAATATTGTACAGTATCTTGGTTGTGAGCGCGGCGAATTATCAATCTCTATCTACCTTGAATATATCTCTGGTGGGTCTATCGGCAGCTGTCTTCGAAAGCACGGCAAATTCGAGGAGAGCGTGGTTAAGTCTCTTACGCGACAAACCTTGGAAGGGCTATCCTACCTGCATAACCAAGGTATCCTCCACCGTGATCTCAAGGCAGACAATATACTGCTCGATCTAGATGGAACCTGCAAGATTTCCGACTTTGGCATATCCAAAAAATCAAACGACATCTACGGAAACGACTCCTCAAACTCCATGCAAGGATCCGTATTCTGGATGGCGCCCGAAGTCATCCAGTCTCAAGGCCAGGGCTATAGCGCGAAAGTCGACATCTGGTCCCTGGGCTGCGTGGTGCTTGAGATGTTCGCTGGACGACGACCCTGgagcaaagaggaagctATCGGCGCTATTTTCAAACTTGGAAGCCTGAGTCAGGCGCCTCCAATTCCGGACGACGTGTCTATGAATGTCACACCGGCTGCGCTCGCTTTCATGTGGGATTGCTTTACTGT AGACACATCTGAACGTCCGACAGCTCAAACCCTTCTTACTCATCCTTTCTGCGAGCCCGATCCGAAGTATAATTTCCTTGACACTGAGCTCTACGCCAAAATCCGTCCTGTGCTTGAGAATTAA
- a CDS encoding Golgi transport complex subunit COG3 (transcript_id=CADANIAT00005517): MAPQIAGQRSRRQTAPSGMPLNLEAAQIEELETIPGKLDSIVDIHNELEFSQWYEDVEASLLESSYDEYQACLNELQTSKSHLDVLLSDTSSTLDILSRLSEDFRAVGLQTSNFRKQCEGLLSAQKRDTDLITKIDYNLQFYDFLDPASRRLNAPGAGNTVRGQDFSDMLRQLDECLDYMETHPEQKEAEVYRSRFRLLLTRALTLIRGHFVSAIRDLYSNVSKKVSDKQLNDAALSALLYAKFRVDAPELKQIGLEIQKRAVPPLDPDQGTEAEYQSLLNELHTNYAATREKLIVPLVRKRLNEIAQAPSSSQDLVAFARASISYVRGVCLDEFDLWGEWFHGQGGLYDFLETICEPLYDHLRPRIIHEDKILKLCQLCTLLQTRYLFDQEEETEYMDANQLDFSALIQPALEDVQTRLVFRAQAFLRDEIERFKPRPEDLDYPARNKQLSISVSEKQISGRKVSHVDAYINPPKHTKSNEEGADVPEKDSRWDFESQNAPAAWYPTLRKAVWLLSRIYRLVNSTVFDDLAHQIVHQTTASLHLASASISSKSSTDGQLFLMSHLLILKQQIVAFDIEYVAPEVSFDFSGVTNTFWELRERGGLFNPRNLMRLVGHGLLPRVVENMLDAKVELDGRLRTVINDFINDFASKMTASLPSKFVDGRNLQHGELIYPTCRNVEAEVSHLRKVLDDYLDDIRMKETLVGAVQDRVIQIYEEFFVKFTSSEKNKGIAVSKKGKGREDAVWDVDTFSDWCEGIFRVGVASQDDDYDQVTSRSVSRTGSLGSQFR; this comes from the exons ATGGCTCCGCAGATCGCAGGACAACGAAGTCGCCGGCAAACCGCCCCCTCGGGGATGCCGCTCAACCTCGAGGCGGCCCAAatcgaggagttggagactATCCCAGGTAAGCTAGATTCGATTGTTGACATCCATAACGAGTTGGAGTTCTCGCAATGGTACGAAGATGTGGAAGCGAGTCTGCTGGAATCCAGTTATGATGAGTATCA GGCTTGTCTTAACGAACTGCAAACGTCCAAATCTCATCTTGATGTCCTGCTTTCCGACACGTCTTCTACCCTTGATATCTTATCGAGGCTTTCTGAAGATTTCAGAGCGGTCGGTTTGCAAACATCCAATTTCCGGAAACAGTGCGAGGGGCTCCTCTCTGCCCAAAAGCGTGATACAGACTTAATAACTAAGATTGACTACAACCTTCAATTCTACGATTTCTTGGATCCTGCTTCCCGAAGACTCAATGCCCCGGGTGCGGGAAATACTGTACGTGGGCAGGATTTCTCCGACATGCTAAGACAATTAGACGAGTGCTTGGACTACATGGAAACACAT CCCGAGCAAAAGGAAGCAGAAGTATATAGGTCAAGGTTTCGGCTACTCTTAACGCGCGCTCTCACACTCATTCGAGGTCATTTCGTTTCTGCTATTCGTGACTTATACTCGAACGTGTCGAAAAAAGTTTCAGATAAGCAACTCAACGATGCTGCCTTGTCCGCATTGCTCTATGCGAAATTTCGAGTTGACGCGCCTGAATTAAAGCAAATAGGTCTTGAGATTCAAAAACGAGCTGTCCCACCATTAGATCCTGATCAAGGCACGGAAGCTGAATACCAGAGCCTTCTCAATGAGCTTCATACTAATTATGCGGCTACGCGTGAAAAGCTCATCGTCCCTTTGGTTCGCAAGCGACTGAACGAAATAGCGCAGGCTCCAAGCAGCTCGCAGGATCTCGTCGCCTTTGCTCGTGCAAGTATAAGCTACGTCCGCGGTGTTTGCTTGGACGAATTTGACTTGTGGGGTGAATGGTTTCATGGTCAGGGCGGCCTCTATGATTTTCTCGAGACCATATGCGAGCCACTCTATGACCATTTAAGACCAAGAATCATCCACGAAGATAAGATTCTCAAACTGTGCCAGCTCTGTACTCTACTCCAGACGCGATATCTGTTCgatcaggaggaagagacggagTACATGGATGCAAATCAACTCGACTTTTCAGCACTGATCCAGCCAGCTCTAGAAGACGTACAGACTAGACTCGTCTTCCGTGCGCAGGCTTTCCTCCGCGACGAGATTGAACGGTTCAAGCCCCGGCCCGAAGACCTCGATTACCCGGCACGGAACAAGCAACTCTCCATATCCGTGTCCGAGAAGCAGATCTCCGGAAGAAAAGTCTCACATGTGGATGCATACATCAACCCGCCGAAACACACGAAGTCAAACGAAGAAGGTGCAGACGTACCCGAAAAGGACTCAAGATGGGACTTCGAATCGCAGAATGCTCCTGCTGCCTGGTATCCGACCCTGCGGAAAGCTGTGTGGCTTCTCAGTCGGATATACCGCCTTGTAAAT TCCACCGTATTTGATGATCTAGCACACCAAATCGTCCATCAAACCACAGCCTCTCTTCATCTCGCGAgcgcctccatctccagcaaatccTCTACTGACGGCCAATTATTCCTGATGAGCCACCTTCTAATACTGAAACAACAAATTGTCGCATTTGATATCGAATATGTGGCCCCCGAAGTATCCTTCGACTTTTCGGGCGTCACAAACACCTTCTGGGAACTTCGCGAACGCGgcggcctcttcaaccctcGCAACCTCATGCGACTCGTTGGTCACGGACTCCTCCCGCGTGTGGTGGAAAACATGCTTGACGCCAAAGTTGAACTCGACGGCCGTCTTAGAACCGTGATCAATGACTTCATAAATGACTTCGCGAGCAAAATGACCGCATCGCTCCCGTCGAAATTCGTTGACGGACGAAACCTGCAGCATGGGGAACTTATCTACCCTACCTGCCGCAATGTTGAGGCCGAGGTTTCTCATCTACGCAAAGTCCTCGACGACTACCTCGATGATATCCGTATGAAGGAAACCCTTGTTGGTGCGGTCCAGGACCGTGTAATTCAAATATACGAGGagttctttgtcaagttcACTTCGTCGGAGAAGAACAAGGGAATTGCCGTTAGcaagaagggaaagggcCGTGAAGATGCTGTGTGGGATGTTGATACCTTTTCAGATTGGTGCGAAGGCATCTTCCGGGTCGGGGTTGCATCGCAGGATGACGATTATGATCAGGTTACGAGTCGGAGTGTGAGTAGGACTGGGAGTTTGGGGTCTCAGTTTCGATAA